TTCAGATTTTATAAAGCTTATTAAAGTGAAAATTGAAAAACATAATATAAGACTCGATCATTCTTTAGAAACTAATGAAAGTATTAAAAAAATATCACTGAATAGATATAAAGGAGCAATATTTGACATTTTAGTTGATCAAAATAAAACTTCTGATCAAGTTTTAAAATATCTTGAAAGTGAAAGTAATAAATTCAATATTGATATACCAATAGCTTTTATGAGCGCTTATCTTAGCGATGAACTTATTGGTAAGCTATCTAAAAAATATGAGAATCTTATCGGGGCGTATAAAAAACCACTAAATAATGATGATATATTAGATTTTATAGAGGGCGTTGAAAATTACTGGAAATTTGTATTATCTAAAAACTTGGCAGATTCAACTATGAATAATACGGAATCACAAATAGATGATTCATTTTCTTTCTCTATGGACAAACTCGAAGATGAAATTATTAAAATTAATGGAGGAAAACCTTTAGAAGAAAAAAGTGAATATCAATTAAGGGCCGATAAAATGCAAAAGGAAGAAGAAAATATGAGAGTCAAAGGACTCTCGTTTCAAACTTCTAAAGGTATACAGAATTTAAGTATGACAGAACTAATTCAAAAAATTGAGGAAGATCCAAATTTTAGATATGATGGGAATGAGACTGTCTTAATGCTCGCTGTAAAGCAAAACCTTGAATTTTTAGTCGAACTTTGTTTTAAGTATGGAAGTGATCTAAACCTTAAAAATAAAAATGGTGATAGTGCAATTGTTTTTGCCGTGCAAAGGAAAAATTATGAACTTGTTGAAAAGCTCGCCTCTGCTGGTACTCATTTAAAAAGTAAAAATTCACATGGAATGGATGTTTTATATTATGCTCTTAGAAATAATGATATGAAAATGGTTGAGCTTCTGCATAAATTCGGAGCAAATATTCGAGGACGTTATAAAGGAAAAAATTACTTAATGTTGGCCCTCAAAGGCTGCAAAGATGAAGTCGTCAACTATTTGGTCAAGGCCGGAATCCCGATATCTGAAACTGATGATTATGGAAACGATGCAAACTTCTATGCAAAAAAACATAAAAGATCAAATTTATTAGTGAAGAAATAAATAACTTATGACATTAATCAAGATATTGAAAATGCAGAAATTACATTGAATTCAATTAATTAAACTAGATAGAACTCTAATCTTACAAAATTTTTGGCCCTGAATACAGGAAATATTCTTAGTTCTATTTTACATGTAGAGTATAATTAATACGAAAATGGAGATATTTATGAAAATACTAATAGTAGATGATTCTAAAATGTTTCGCCTGGCCTTAAAGCAAAATATCTCCCCTCTTGTCGATACCATAATAGAGGCACAAGATGGAGAGGAATGTCTAAAACAAATAATTGAAGAAAAACCAAATATTGCCATTATCGATTTAAATATGCCTAAGATTGGAGGTATCGAAGTCCTTGAGAAAATAAAAAATTATACTAACAACCCTCAAATAGTGATTTATACCGCCGACTCCCAACAATCAATAAAAGATGAATGCTTAAGGAAAGGAGCTAAGTACGTTTTTTATAAACCAAGTTTCATGAAAGAGGGAAATGGCGATTTTGATTTGTTAAAAAGTTTAATCAATCAAGAGGGCAAATATGACAACGTTTAATAGTGATCAGTTGGACGATCTTAGAGAGCTAATGAATTTGGGCCTGGGTTCTTCAGCTAAGGCCATGGAAGAACTATTACATACGCAAATTCAAATATTCATCCCAGAGATGTATTCTTCTTTAAAAGAATTACAAGATGCTACAAATGCTGATGAAAAATATTCTATTTGCGAAATGAAATTTACAGGAGATTTAAGTGGTGTGTGTACTGTTCTTTTTCCAATTAAATTTGTCAGAAAGCTTTTAGAAAAAGTTTCTCCTGGTGGAAATTTACAAGATAATCTTGAAGACAAAATTGATATACTTATTGAGGTTGGAAACATTATTCTAACAGGATTTACAAGTACAATATTTGATATAACTCAATGCCATACTATTTATCATCAACCTGTTTATACTGAGGAAAAATTTGTAAATATTTGGAACAATTTTAAACCAGTAGAGGAAAAATGTATTTTTGCAAAAAGTGATTTCAAGCTCATCGATGATGATTGTATTTGCTATCTACTACTTGAAGTTGGAGAAATATCGGCCATGAATTTATACGAAGGAATTCGAAAACATTATGGAGTAAATTTTTGAACAAAAATGGACTTGAATCTATATTGAAAGTCTTCGATTTACATCCAGAAGGGATAGTAGTTGTTACTCAGAGTTATGAGATTGTATTTTGGAATAAACAATTAGAAATTTCTTCAAACATTAATTCTTCTGAACTAAAGGGAAGTGTTTTATTTGAGAGATTTCCAAAGTTTGAAAATCCTATTATCAAAACGAGATTAGATAGTATTTTTCTTGGCGCACCAGTAGCTACTTTTACAGCGGCAATACACCATCATTTTATACCCATTATTGATGAAAAAACTGAAAAGTTTCGTAAACAAAAAATGAATGCTCATAAATTTACGTTTGAAGATGAGAATTTTCTTGTACTTATAATTTATGATTTAACAAATGCAGAAAAGAAAAATGAAATTATTAAAGAACTGAAAAAAAATGCTGAAGAAGCTTCAATGATGAAATCTCTCTTTATCGCCAATATAAGTCATGAAATTAGAACCCCTTTAAATTCAATTATAGGTATATCGGAAGTATTATCTGGAGAAGTTAGTCTTAAAGAGATTTCAAAATTTTCGAAGATCTTAAATAGAGTATCGAATATTTTACTAAGTTTAGTGAATAATGTTCTTGATCTTTCTAAAATTGAGGCCGGTGAAATGACGATTGAAAATTCAAGTTTTGACTTAAAAAATCTACTCACTGGATGTAAAGAGATATTTGAATCTGAATGTGATAATAAAAAAAATACCTTTCAGCTAGTTATAGATGAAGATATACCTCGGTATATTATCGGGGATTCAACGAGATTGACACAAGTTCTTATAAATTTATTAAGTAATGCAATTAAATTTACCTCGGAAGGAAAAATAATTTTGTTTGTCACCAAAAATGATGAAAATGAAAATGTTTTTATCGTAACTGATACAGGGGTTGGCA
The nucleotide sequence above comes from Halobacteriovoraceae bacterium. Encoded proteins:
- a CDS encoding ankyrin repeat domain-containing protein, yielding MSNRILIVDDDIDFSTLLERQLIKGNFEVDHCTSTQQAINSLEIKEYGCILLDIFLGSDKTSVDLIKYIKSRDLNYKTPIVVMSANIDNNFKEILSKKKDVSFVVKKPFPKNEIYSIVDYLMREKIFIFDDDSDFIKLIKVKIEKHNIRLDHSLETNESIKKISLNRYKGAIFDILVDQNKTSDQVLKYLESESNKFNIDIPIAFMSAYLSDELIGKLSKKYENLIGAYKKPLNNDDILDFIEGVENYWKFVLSKNLADSTMNNTESQIDDSFSFSMDKLEDEIIKINGGKPLEEKSEYQLRADKMQKEEENMRVKGLSFQTSKGIQNLSMTELIQKIEEDPNFRYDGNETVLMLAVKQNLEFLVELCFKYGSDLNLKNKNGDSAIVFAVQRKNYELVEKLASAGTHLKSKNSHGMDVLYYALRNNDMKMVELLHKFGANIRGRYKGKNYLMLALKGCKDEVVNYLVKAGIPISETDDYGNDANFYAKKHKRSNLLVKK
- a CDS encoding response regulator: MKILIVDDSKMFRLALKQNISPLVDTIIEAQDGEECLKQIIEEKPNIAIIDLNMPKIGGIEVLEKIKNYTNNPQIVIYTADSQQSIKDECLRKGAKYVFYKPSFMKEGNGDFDLLKSLINQEGKYDNV